One stretch of Chitinophaga pendula DNA includes these proteins:
- a CDS encoding DUF4252 domain-containing protein, with product MKRYIVLALLVFSGLQLSAQQKSAIDQFFQKYEGDEGSTVVNIPPKTFTMFGKLDIDSKEGQQINQLLKQISGFRLISKENTDRGKQMFKEAYSFLTKDFEDLLTVRDGKDDVRFMVKENGRGNISELVMLVGGEKEFVAMSLTGDINLSEIGKLANGMNINGMKHFKKINDSK from the coding sequence ATGAAAAGGTATATCGTACTCGCGCTGCTGGTATTCAGCGGCCTGCAACTCTCTGCACAACAAAAAAGTGCTATTGATCAATTTTTCCAGAAATATGAAGGAGATGAGGGCTCTACTGTGGTGAACATTCCGCCTAAAACCTTTACTATGTTCGGCAAGCTGGATATCGACAGTAAGGAGGGTCAGCAGATCAACCAGTTATTGAAGCAGATCAGCGGTTTTCGGTTGATCTCCAAGGAGAATACTGATCGCGGCAAGCAAATGTTTAAAGAGGCTTATTCTTTCCTGACGAAAGACTTTGAAGATCTGCTCACGGTGCGTGATGGTAAAGATGATGTGCGTTTCATGGTGAAAGAAAACGGCCGGGGTAATATTTCTGAATTGGTGATGCTTGTAGGAGGAGAAAAAGAATTTGTGGCGATGAGCCTTACCGGTGATATCAATCTCAGTGAGATCGGCAAACTGGCTAATGGTATGAACATCAACGGCATGAAACATTTTAAAAAGATCAACGATTCAAAATAG
- a CDS encoding helicase HerA-like domain-containing protein → MANKEAFLDYIKAGYTFKGEFFKLGCAMLDGVVVAGADVNLPLKTLNRHGLIAGATGTGKTKTLQVIAEGLSDASVPVLLMDIKGDLSGIAAAGISNAKIAERYDKIGGNWSASAYPTELLSLSHEKGVRLRATVSEFGPVLLSKILELNDTQAGLVAMLFKYCDDNKLPLLDLKDFKKVLQYSSAEGKAELEKDYGKISTTSTGTILRKVIELEQQGAGIFFGEKSFEVDDLMRISDDGRGVISIVRVTDIQDRPKLFSTFMLSLLAELYATLPEEGDLDKPKLVLFIDEAHLIFQEASDALLQQIETIVKLIRSKGVGIFFCTQNPMDVPPSVLGQLGLKVQHALRAFTANDRKTIKQTAENYPLSDYYKTDELLTQIGIGEALITCLNEKGTPTPLAATMLVSPRSRMDVLTSAEIDQLADGSKLVKKYNEEIDNESAYEILTAKLEEAAEKSAAAPAAKGNGGKTKEEKGMLETVLDSSVARQVGRTAASMITRTLLGALGLGGKSKKKGSSWF, encoded by the coding sequence ATGGCAAACAAAGAAGCATTCCTGGACTACATCAAAGCCGGCTATACATTTAAAGGAGAATTTTTCAAGCTGGGTTGTGCTATGCTTGACGGCGTTGTAGTAGCAGGGGCCGACGTCAATTTACCATTAAAGACGCTGAACCGTCACGGGTTGATAGCCGGGGCGACGGGTACTGGAAAGACGAAAACGCTGCAGGTGATCGCGGAGGGGTTAAGTGATGCCAGTGTGCCTGTATTGCTGATGGATATAAAAGGAGACTTGAGTGGTATTGCTGCGGCGGGGATTTCCAATGCGAAGATAGCAGAGCGATATGATAAGATAGGCGGCAACTGGTCGGCCAGTGCCTATCCTACGGAATTGTTATCGCTGAGCCATGAGAAGGGGGTACGTCTGCGTGCTACTGTTAGTGAGTTCGGTCCGGTACTGTTGTCCAAAATACTGGAGCTGAACGATACACAGGCCGGGCTGGTGGCTATGTTGTTTAAATACTGTGATGATAATAAACTGCCGTTACTAGACCTGAAGGACTTCAAAAAGGTATTACAATATTCCAGTGCGGAAGGCAAGGCGGAGCTGGAGAAGGACTATGGTAAGATCTCTACGACATCGACAGGTACGATCTTGCGCAAGGTGATAGAGCTGGAGCAGCAGGGTGCGGGTATTTTCTTCGGGGAGAAGTCTTTCGAGGTGGATGATCTGATGCGTATTAGTGATGATGGGCGTGGGGTGATCTCTATTGTGCGGGTGACGGATATACAGGACCGGCCTAAGTTGTTCTCCACTTTTATGCTGAGCTTGTTGGCCGAGCTATATGCTACGTTGCCGGAAGAAGGAGACCTGGATAAGCCTAAATTGGTACTGTTTATCGACGAGGCGCACCTGATATTCCAGGAAGCCAGCGATGCATTGTTGCAGCAGATAGAGACTATTGTAAAACTGATCCGTTCCAAAGGGGTAGGTATCTTTTTCTGTACGCAGAATCCTATGGATGTGCCTCCTTCTGTGTTGGGGCAGTTGGGGTTGAAGGTGCAGCATGCCTTGCGAGCCTTCACTGCCAATGACCGCAAAACGATCAAACAAACGGCGGAGAACTATCCACTGTCTGACTACTATAAAACGGATGAGCTCCTGACACAGATAGGCATTGGCGAAGCGCTGATCACCTGTTTGAATGAGAAGGGCACTCCTACTCCATTGGCAGCTACTATGCTGGTATCTCCCCGGTCCCGCATGGATGTGCTGACGTCTGCGGAGATCGACCAGTTGGCAGACGGTTCTAAACTGGTGAAGAAGTATAATGAAGAGATCGATAACGAGAGTGCTTATGAAATATTAACTGCCAAACTGGAAGAAGCGGCGGAAAAGAGTGCGGCAGCGCCTGCTGCCAAGGGTAATGGTGGTAAGACCAAGGAAGAGAAAGGCATGCTGGAAACGGTGCTGGATAGTTCGGTGGCACGGCAGGTAGGGCGTACGGCGGCGAGTATGATCACCAGAACCTTACTGGGCGCGCTGGGTCTGGGAGGTAAAAGTAAAAAGAAAGGCAGCAGCTGGTTTTAG
- a CDS encoding Gfo/Idh/MocA family oxidoreductase: protein MDKVIKTGICSYGMSGQVFHAPFLHVHPGFEFTAVVERSKHLAQQRYPEVKVYGSVEDMLQDASLELIVVNTPNYTHYDYAKQALLAGKHVIVEKPFTVDVKQGEELIQLSAEKGLLLSVYHNRRYDSDYKIVRKVVESGSLGDLLEVEIHYDRFKEELSYKKHKEIAQAGTGALYDLGSHLIDQALTLFGMPQRLWADIRIIRKDSVVDDYFEVVLYYEQLRVRLKCSYLIREALPAYALHGRKGSFIKTKSDTQEAMLLKGLMPNSPDWGAEAPHEWGLLHTEIDGKIVKQYLPSTNGNYLDYYQGIYDTLRNKVSNPVAPTDGLNVIRIITAAFESSKEGKVITL, encoded by the coding sequence ATGGATAAAGTGATCAAAACAGGAATTTGTTCTTATGGTATGTCCGGGCAGGTGTTTCATGCCCCTTTTTTACATGTGCATCCGGGCTTTGAATTTACGGCAGTAGTGGAAAGGAGTAAACATCTGGCGCAGCAGCGTTATCCCGAGGTGAAGGTGTATGGCAGTGTGGAGGATATGTTGCAGGACGCCTCTTTGGAACTGATCGTTGTGAATACGCCTAACTATACACACTACGACTATGCCAAGCAGGCATTACTTGCCGGCAAACATGTGATCGTAGAAAAGCCATTTACGGTAGATGTAAAGCAAGGCGAGGAATTAATCCAACTGTCTGCGGAGAAGGGATTGTTACTGAGTGTATATCATAACAGGCGTTATGACAGCGATTACAAGATTGTACGTAAGGTAGTTGAATCGGGTTCATTAGGAGACCTGCTGGAAGTAGAAATACATTATGACCGTTTCAAAGAGGAGTTGAGTTACAAGAAACATAAAGAGATCGCTCAGGCAGGTACCGGTGCCTTATATGATCTGGGCTCTCACCTTATCGATCAGGCGTTGACCCTGTTTGGGATGCCACAACGCTTGTGGGCAGATATCCGTATCATTCGGAAAGACTCGGTAGTAGACGATTATTTTGAAGTAGTGTTGTACTATGAACAGCTGCGGGTACGGTTAAAATGTAGTTACCTGATACGGGAAGCATTACCTGCTTATGCCTTACATGGCAGAAAAGGTTCGTTCATCAAAACGAAGTCGGATACACAGGAAGCGATGCTATTAAAAGGTTTAATGCCCAATAGCCCGGACTGGGGTGCAGAAGCACCACATGAATGGGGACTGCTACATACCGAGATAGACGGTAAGATCGTTAAACAATATCTTCCTTCTACCAATGGCAACTACCTGGATTATTACCAGGGTATTTATGATACTTTACGTAACAAGGTAAGTAACCCGGTAGCACCGACAGATGGATTGAATGTGATTCGCATCATTACTGCTGCTTTTGAGAGTAGCAAAGAAGGAAAAGTCATTACCCTCTGA
- a CDS encoding heavy metal translocating P-type ATPase, with protein METISCRVRGMNCTSCARTVSRYLEEKGMQDVNVSFATEELSFTLPIGADSKEVLKGIDQLGYQVVRPEDKPSPTDFLRTLSFKFICCAIFTAPLLLHMWVDWPWLHNPVVQLALTTPVFAIGMWHFGRSAWRSLTNRMANMDVLVTLGAVAAYGYSLTGLLLHLGEDYLFFETAAAIITLVFLGNLLEERSVKQTTTALTALARLQVTIARKLTVNTNGDEELTHIDNRDLKPGDRVLVNTGDKIPMDGSIYWGSGHVDESMITGESLPVAKKDKDKVIGGTILQEGSIKMFITATGKDTVLSYIIELVKQAQTNKPPMQKLADRISAIFVPSVLAIALVTFLGWWLIGHVPADTAMMRSIAVLVIACPCAMGLATPAAVMVGLGRAANNGILIKGAHTLEAFKDISQVVFDKTGTLTTGKLQLGNYQYFGMTELDFKRTVYSLEKFSSHPIARSITSWWKSNGDAGLQQIRELKGKGMQGRDKEGNEWLLGAYAMAQHATDDDHHNIYLLKNGQLAGWIDFSDELRPEAAAVVKQLKQAGIKPILLSGDTARKCQELAAAVGIEEVYAGQSPEQKLQKIETLMKEAPVAMVGDGINDAPALAKATIGISLSDASQVAMQTANVVLLRHSLQSLPLALGLGKHTYLTIKQNLFWAFAYNIIAIPVAALGFLNPIVGAAIMGVSDIVLAVNSVRLRYKKVS; from the coding sequence ATGGAAACGATTAGTTGTAGAGTACGAGGAATGAACTGCACCAGCTGTGCCCGGACCGTCTCCCGGTACCTGGAAGAAAAAGGCATGCAAGATGTCAACGTCAGCTTTGCCACCGAAGAACTGAGCTTCACCCTACCCATAGGAGCCGATTCAAAAGAAGTCCTGAAAGGCATCGACCAACTTGGATACCAGGTAGTCCGCCCGGAAGATAAACCGTCGCCTACAGACTTCCTGCGCACTCTCTCCTTTAAATTCATATGCTGCGCCATATTTACCGCACCACTGCTATTACACATGTGGGTAGACTGGCCCTGGCTACACAACCCTGTCGTACAGCTGGCCCTTACCACCCCCGTTTTTGCAATAGGCATGTGGCACTTCGGACGCAGCGCCTGGCGCTCCCTGACCAACAGAATGGCCAATATGGATGTATTGGTTACCCTCGGTGCCGTCGCCGCCTATGGCTATAGCCTCACCGGCCTCCTCCTGCACCTGGGCGAAGACTATCTGTTCTTCGAGACCGCAGCCGCCATCATCACCCTGGTATTCCTGGGTAACCTGCTGGAAGAACGCTCCGTAAAACAAACCACTACCGCCCTCACCGCCCTCGCCCGATTACAGGTCACCATCGCCCGCAAACTGACCGTCAACACCAATGGCGATGAAGAACTTACACATATCGACAACCGAGACCTGAAACCAGGAGACCGGGTACTGGTCAACACCGGCGACAAGATCCCAATGGATGGTAGCATCTACTGGGGCAGCGGCCATGTCGACGAATCTATGATCACAGGAGAAAGCCTGCCAGTCGCCAAAAAAGATAAAGACAAAGTAATAGGAGGTACCATATTGCAAGAGGGTAGCATCAAAATGTTCATTACCGCCACCGGCAAAGACACCGTATTGTCCTATATTATCGAACTGGTCAAACAGGCACAGACCAATAAACCTCCCATGCAAAAACTGGCTGATCGTATCAGCGCCATCTTCGTACCCTCCGTACTGGCGATCGCACTGGTTACCTTCCTGGGATGGTGGCTGATTGGTCATGTCCCCGCCGATACCGCCATGATGCGCAGTATAGCCGTGCTGGTGATCGCATGCCCCTGCGCCATGGGATTAGCCACCCCTGCAGCAGTAATGGTCGGACTGGGACGGGCTGCCAACAATGGCATACTCATCAAAGGAGCACACACCCTCGAAGCTTTTAAAGATATCTCCCAGGTAGTATTCGATAAAACAGGTACACTGACCACCGGCAAATTGCAACTGGGTAATTACCAGTACTTTGGAATGACAGAGCTGGACTTCAAACGCACCGTATATAGCTTGGAGAAATTCTCTTCCCATCCGATTGCCCGCTCCATCACATCCTGGTGGAAAAGTAATGGCGATGCCGGACTACAACAAATCAGGGAGCTGAAAGGAAAAGGTATGCAAGGACGGGATAAAGAAGGGAACGAATGGCTGCTGGGCGCTTATGCCATGGCACAACATGCCACCGACGACGATCATCATAATATCTACCTGCTCAAAAATGGGCAGCTCGCCGGCTGGATAGATTTCTCCGATGAACTGCGCCCGGAAGCTGCCGCAGTAGTGAAACAACTTAAACAGGCAGGTATCAAACCTATCCTGTTAAGTGGCGATACCGCCCGGAAATGCCAGGAACTGGCTGCCGCCGTCGGTATAGAAGAAGTCTACGCCGGGCAGTCTCCGGAACAAAAACTACAGAAAATAGAAACCCTCATGAAAGAGGCGCCAGTAGCAATGGTCGGAGATGGTATCAACGATGCACCGGCACTGGCCAAAGCTACCATCGGGATTTCCCTCAGCGATGCCTCCCAGGTCGCCATGCAAACCGCCAACGTCGTACTGCTCAGACATAGCCTGCAATCCCTTCCACTCGCATTGGGCCTCGGCAAACACACCTATCTCACCATCAAACAAAACCTCTTCTGGGCATTTGCATACAATATAATAGCCATCCCAGTAGCAGCACTCGGATTCCTGAACCCCATAGTTGGAGCAGCAATCATGGGAGTGTCTGATATCGTACTGGCCGTCAATTCCGTAAGACTACGCTATAAAAAAGTAAGCTGA
- a CDS encoding porin family protein: MRILFLYLLLVCMGSNAFAQRNYVPATIITLQKDSLPGYIDYRNWNITPTEIRFRTAPNAPIQTFRPPAISGFRISSTNELYLSKWLKLDITPHTMDYLSNHTERVYQQDTVFAMQLVQGSLSLYSFTDEHNREHYFYDGADRQPEELKVIKQMINAHAVGTSLQTMDYYHEQLDLLFNDCQEVRKRTAAVSYTEKSLSNIFLRYNNCKGSEAATRTIVQASTKNKVHFGIQAGFSQNNIRFKGNHPLVADGYKNGSSPLLGVWLDVPFSRGVRDFSLHTGLTYKSVKTEWQGTPASGRYTERKFDLSYIQLDLLFRYTYPKGKWHPFVNVGVAGAAAWNAKTEQKVVYSSTDTEIKEAIEGPRRLEQSLIFGAGLEYSRFQLELRHARSNGFSSYNSLKISVASYQAMLKYRLF; the protein is encoded by the coding sequence ATGAGAATTTTATTCCTGTACCTGTTACTGGTATGCATGGGCAGCAATGCTTTTGCACAACGTAATTATGTGCCCGCCACTATCATTACATTGCAAAAAGATTCATTACCGGGCTACATCGACTACCGGAACTGGAACATTACCCCCACAGAGATCCGCTTTAGAACTGCTCCCAATGCCCCCATTCAGACATTCAGGCCACCGGCGATCAGCGGTTTCCGCATTAGCAGCACGAATGAGCTGTACCTGAGCAAATGGCTAAAACTGGACATTACACCACATACAATGGATTACCTGTCCAACCATACGGAAAGAGTATACCAGCAGGATACCGTCTTCGCCATGCAGCTGGTACAAGGGAGTCTGAGCCTGTATAGCTTCACAGATGAACACAACCGGGAACACTATTTTTATGACGGAGCAGACCGGCAACCAGAAGAACTGAAAGTCATAAAACAAATGATCAATGCCCATGCAGTAGGTACATCACTGCAAACAATGGACTACTACCATGAACAGCTAGACCTGCTCTTCAACGATTGCCAGGAAGTACGCAAACGCACAGCAGCAGTAAGCTATACTGAAAAGTCATTGAGCAATATATTCCTGCGTTATAATAACTGTAAAGGAAGCGAAGCTGCTACCCGGACCATCGTACAGGCTTCCACTAAAAATAAAGTACATTTCGGTATACAGGCAGGTTTTAGCCAGAATAATATACGCTTTAAAGGTAATCATCCCCTGGTGGCCGATGGCTATAAGAATGGCAGCAGCCCCTTACTGGGCGTGTGGCTGGATGTGCCTTTTTCCCGTGGTGTACGTGACTTCTCACTGCACACGGGGCTTACCTACAAGTCAGTAAAAACAGAATGGCAAGGTACACCCGCCAGCGGTCGATATACAGAAAGAAAATTTGACCTTTCTTATATACAGCTGGACCTGCTCTTCCGCTACACCTATCCGAAAGGCAAATGGCATCCCTTTGTAAATGTCGGGGTGGCCGGCGCCGCTGCATGGAATGCCAAGACGGAGCAGAAGGTGGTATACTCGTCCACAGACACAGAAATAAAAGAGGCGATCGAAGGACCGCGCAGACTGGAACAATCACTCATATTCGGCGCCGGACTGGAATATAGCCGCTTCCAGTTAGAGTTAAGACATGCCCGCAGTAATGGATTTTCTTCCTACAACAGCCTGAAGATCTCCGTGGCCAGCTACCAGGCCATGCTGAAATATCGTTTATTCTGA
- a CDS encoding RecQ family ATP-dependent DNA helicase yields the protein MSSPVSVLQQYWGYNAFRPVQEDIIRAILDGHDTLALLPTGGGKSICFQVPAMMMDGLCLVITPLIALMRDQVDNLRQRGIPARAIYAGMYYQEVEKAMESARRGAYKFLYVSPERLQSKLFKQYCDGLPVSLIAVDESHCISQWGYDFRPAYLQIATIRPLFPQAKMLALTASATLEVQQDICDKLQMVNTRTFFKSFARPNLSYTVLPEIAKPAKILHILERVPGCAIIYCRNRKRTREIAGQLQAKGIAANYYHAGLPAQERTIRQEDWMKDRIRVMVCTNAFGMGIDKPNVRLVIHYDAPDSPEAYYQEAGRAGRDEMKAYAVLLYHQQELHDMLEKIPLQFPALQEIKEVYQCIVNYLQVPVGETEGVYYNFDINSFVKTFQLNITMAYSAIRILSQEGILQLSESVFLPSRAEVITGREGLHLLEEKQPRLDRLFKSLLRTYEGIYDTMVPVYEKQLARILYSTEEEIIQGLEQLHQIGMIAYHPRREEPQLSFLQERVPARHLQVDMEHVAARRAAYTARVKAMITYIEDNTSCRTRQLVTYFGQQESEDCGICDVCVKRKSTSITKERFDTIAAQITIILQQQEMSLQDLLLRLPEIEETQVLEILQFLITEGKAFRNKDGILSGTIKPG from the coding sequence TTGTCGTCACCGGTATCCGTATTACAACAATATTGGGGATATAATGCTTTCAGGCCCGTCCAGGAAGATATTATCCGCGCTATCTTGGATGGACATGATACGTTAGCCCTGTTACCAACCGGTGGTGGTAAATCGATCTGCTTCCAGGTACCAGCCATGATGATGGATGGCCTCTGCCTGGTAATCACCCCACTGATCGCCCTGATGAGGGACCAGGTCGATAATCTGCGCCAGCGCGGGATCCCGGCAAGAGCCATCTACGCCGGGATGTACTACCAGGAAGTGGAAAAAGCAATGGAAAGTGCCCGCCGTGGCGCCTATAAGTTCCTCTACGTCTCCCCGGAAAGACTACAAAGCAAATTATTTAAACAGTATTGTGATGGCCTGCCCGTATCCCTCATCGCAGTAGATGAATCGCATTGTATATCGCAATGGGGATATGATTTCAGACCGGCCTATCTGCAGATAGCAACGATACGTCCGCTTTTCCCCCAGGCAAAGATGCTGGCGCTGACAGCTTCCGCTACGCTGGAAGTGCAACAGGATATCTGCGATAAGCTGCAGATGGTAAATACCCGCACTTTCTTCAAGAGCTTTGCCCGGCCCAATCTCTCCTATACCGTGCTGCCAGAGATAGCCAAACCAGCGAAAATATTACATATCCTCGAACGGGTGCCGGGGTGCGCTATCATCTATTGCCGCAATCGTAAACGCACCCGGGAAATAGCCGGACAACTGCAGGCAAAGGGTATAGCAGCCAATTATTACCATGCAGGACTGCCCGCCCAAGAAAGGACCATACGGCAGGAAGATTGGATGAAAGACAGGATCAGAGTAATGGTCTGTACAAATGCATTCGGTATGGGCATCGATAAACCCAATGTAAGATTAGTAATACACTACGATGCCCCGGATAGCCCGGAAGCATATTACCAGGAAGCTGGACGTGCCGGCAGAGATGAAATGAAAGCATATGCGGTACTTCTATATCATCAACAGGAACTGCATGATATGCTCGAAAAAATACCGCTGCAGTTCCCCGCCCTGCAGGAGATTAAAGAGGTATATCAATGTATCGTCAACTACTTACAAGTGCCTGTAGGGGAAACAGAAGGCGTATACTACAACTTCGATATCAACAGCTTTGTAAAGACCTTCCAGCTAAATATTACGATGGCCTACAGCGCTATCCGGATATTGTCCCAGGAAGGGATACTCCAGCTGAGTGAAAGCGTTTTCCTGCCCTCCCGTGCAGAAGTCATCACAGGAAGAGAAGGACTACACCTCCTGGAAGAAAAACAACCCCGGCTGGACCGCCTCTTTAAATCCTTACTACGCACCTATGAAGGGATCTACGATACCATGGTACCGGTATACGAAAAACAACTCGCCCGCATACTGTATAGCACGGAAGAAGAGATCATACAGGGTTTGGAACAATTACACCAGATCGGTATGATCGCCTACCATCCACGCCGGGAAGAACCACAACTGAGCTTCCTGCAGGAAAGAGTACCTGCCCGGCACCTCCAGGTAGACATGGAGCATGTAGCCGCCCGCCGTGCCGCCTACACCGCACGGGTAAAAGCAATGATCACTTATATAGAAGATAATACGAGCTGTCGTACCCGCCAGCTCGTAACATACTTCGGTCAGCAGGAAAGCGAAGATTGTGGAATATGTGATGTATGCGTAAAAAGAAAGAGCACCAGTATCACCAAAGAACGGTTTGATACAATCGCGGCACAAATCACCATAATCCTGCAACAACAGGAAATGTCATTACAGGATTTACTGTTAAGATTACCAGAAATCGAAGAAACACAGGTACTGGAAATACTACAGTTCTTGATCACAGAAGGAAAAGCATTTCGTAATAAGGATGGGATATTATCAGGAACCATTAAACCTGGTTAA
- the tsaE gene encoding tRNA (adenosine(37)-N6)-threonylcarbamoyltransferase complex ATPase subunit type 1 TsaE, translating into MEWIFSVEELPAVATSFWATFTGSHVFTLEGQMGAGKTTLVNALCTARGVLDTTASPTYAIINQYHFEDTAGQEQLIYHLDLYRLRDEEEAIAAGVEDCLYEGATCFVEWPDIVLRILPPGSVRLQLEVLPDQKRRLTAGVPSDK; encoded by the coding sequence ATGGAATGGATATTTTCCGTGGAGGAGTTACCGGCAGTAGCGACATCTTTCTGGGCTACGTTTACCGGGTCGCACGTGTTTACGCTGGAGGGGCAGATGGGCGCCGGCAAGACTACGCTGGTCAATGCGCTATGTACTGCCAGGGGGGTATTGGATACTACCGCGAGCCCCACATATGCCATTATCAACCAATATCATTTCGAGGATACTGCCGGGCAGGAGCAGCTTATTTACCACCTAGACCTTTACCGGCTACGGGATGAGGAAGAAGCGATAGCTGCCGGCGTAGAAGATTGTCTTTACGAAGGGGCCACCTGCTTCGTAGAGTGGCCGGATATCGTGTTAAGGATATTACCCCCAGGCAGTGTAAGGCTGCAGCTGGAGGTATTACCGGATCAAAAAAGGCGGCTGACAGCCGGGGTTCCGTCTGACAAATAG
- a CDS encoding alanine dehydrogenase, with protein sequence MEQRQKPVVSAGFTYSPLEETLDIPQKNSRLFIGIPKETSFQENRIALTPDAVSILASNGHHVVVEHKAGDGSHFYDTDYSEAGAEIVYDKKEVFKAEIIVKSAPLNDEEIELLRPHQIVISPIHLAALKAQQVQKMMDKRITLLSFENLKDDAGTYPIVRAMSEIAGAAVMLIAGQYLSNDNRGKGILLGGITGIPPTKVVIIGAGIVGEFAARTALALGSSVKVFDNNIYKLKRLQNNIGVRVFTSVIQPKVLAEQLRNADVAVGALSSQSGRTPVVVTEAMVSNMKAGSVIVDVSIDRGGCFETSDITTHENPVFKKYDVLHYCVPNIPSGFARTASEAISNVLMPLLIEAADDGGFENLVWIKRGVRNGIYLYKGALTNYHLSEKFKLKYTDLELLLAVKG encoded by the coding sequence ATGGAGCAAAGGCAAAAACCTGTTGTGAGTGCTGGCTTTACCTATTCACCACTGGAAGAAACGCTGGATATTCCTCAAAAAAATTCCCGTTTATTCATAGGTATTCCCAAGGAAACCTCCTTCCAGGAGAACCGTATTGCCCTAACCCCAGATGCGGTTAGTATCTTAGCGAGTAACGGACACCATGTGGTAGTAGAACATAAAGCTGGCGATGGCTCACACTTTTATGATACGGATTATTCCGAGGCAGGCGCTGAGATCGTGTATGACAAGAAGGAGGTCTTTAAAGCGGAAATCATTGTAAAATCCGCGCCTCTGAATGATGAGGAGATCGAACTGTTGCGTCCTCATCAGATTGTGATATCTCCCATACACCTGGCAGCCCTTAAAGCCCAGCAGGTACAGAAGATGATGGACAAGCGTATTACGCTGCTCTCTTTTGAAAACCTGAAGGACGATGCGGGGACTTATCCCATTGTGCGCGCCATGAGTGAAATTGCCGGGGCAGCTGTGATGCTGATCGCCGGTCAGTACCTGAGTAATGATAATCGTGGTAAAGGTATCCTTCTGGGTGGCATTACCGGTATTCCCCCTACTAAGGTGGTGATCATCGGAGCAGGCATCGTAGGGGAGTTTGCTGCCCGTACGGCTCTCGCATTGGGCTCGTCTGTGAAAGTATTCGATAATAATATCTATAAGCTGAAAAGGCTGCAGAATAATATTGGGGTGCGGGTGTTCACTTCCGTTATCCAACCCAAGGTGCTGGCTGAGCAGCTGCGTAATGCCGATGTGGCCGTAGGTGCCCTCTCCTCCCAGAGTGGCCGTACGCCGGTGGTAGTTACGGAAGCGATGGTCAGCAATATGAAAGCTGGTTCTGTTATTGTGGATGTAAGTATAGACCGTGGCGGTTGTTTTGAGACCTCGGATATTACTACGCACGAGAACCCGGTATTTAAAAAGTACGATGTGCTACACTACTGTGTGCCTAATATCCCTTCGGGCTTTGCGCGTACAGCGAGTGAAGCGATCAGTAATGTGCTGATGCCGTTACTGATCGAAGCGGCTGACGACGGTGGCTTTGAGAACCTGGTATGGATAAAGAGAGGAGTGCGGAATGGTATTTACTTATATAAAGGCGCGTTGACGAACTACCATCTCAGTGAAAAGTTCAAGTTGAAGTATACGGACCTGGAGCTTCTGCTGGCCGTTAAAGGATAA